A single genomic interval of Cupriavidus sp. MP-37 harbors:
- the dksA gene encoding RNA polymerase-binding protein DksA, with the protein MSSNKLLTEAEILKMSDKDYMNEAQLAFFKHRLEQLRDEILKNADQTTEHLRETVIVPDPADRATIEEEHALELRTRDRERKLLKKVEQSLQRIESGDYGWCEETGEPIGVPRLLARPTATLSLEAQQRRELRQKLFGD; encoded by the coding sequence ATGAGCAGCAACAAACTTCTGACTGAAGCTGAAATCCTGAAGATGAGCGACAAGGATTACATGAACGAAGCGCAGCTCGCCTTCTTCAAGCATCGCCTTGAGCAGCTGCGCGACGAAATCCTGAAGAACGCTGACCAGACCACGGAACACCTGCGCGAAACCGTGATCGTGCCGGATCCGGCCGACCGCGCCACCATCGAGGAAGAACACGCGCTGGAACTGCGCACGCGCGACCGCGAGCGCAAGCTGCTGAAGAAGGTCGAACAGTCGCTGCAGCGCATCGAGTCCGGCGACTACGGCTGGTGCGAGGAAACCGGCGAGCCGATCGGCGTGCCGCGCCTGCTGGCGCGTCCCACCGCCACGCTGTCGCTGGAAGCGCAGCAACGCCGCGAACTGCGCCAGAAGCTGTTCGGCGACTGA
- a CDS encoding GTP-binding protein produces MSKLIPVTILTGFLGSGKTTLLKRILNEQHGMKIAVIENEFGEENIDNEILVQDGREQIVQMSNGCICCTIRGDLVQALSTLLTRRDAGEIDFDRVVIETTGVANPGPVAQTFFMDEEIASRYLLDAVITLVDAKHAHLQLDKQEEAQRQVGFADAIFITKSDLVSEADVAELRHRLLHMNPRAPIRLVNFGEAPIDTIFDLRGFNLNAKLEIDPEFLRAEEHDHDHDHEHGDHCGADCGHDHDHDHDHDHGHGHGHGHAHDHHHHHHHTDRIASFVFRSDKPFHYGKLEEFLSGILAVYGEKLLRYKGVLYMEGVDRKVVFQGVHQLMGSDIGAKWEDETPGTRMVFIGVDLPRDAILKGLENCLA; encoded by the coding sequence ATGTCCAAACTGATTCCGGTCACGATCCTGACCGGCTTCCTCGGCAGCGGCAAGACCACCCTGCTCAAGCGCATCCTGAACGAGCAGCACGGCATGAAGATCGCCGTGATCGAGAACGAGTTCGGCGAAGAGAACATCGACAACGAGATCCTGGTACAGGATGGCCGCGAGCAGATCGTGCAGATGAGCAACGGCTGCATCTGCTGCACCATCCGCGGCGATCTGGTGCAGGCGCTGTCGACGCTGCTGACGCGCCGCGACGCCGGCGAGATCGACTTCGACCGCGTGGTGATCGAAACCACGGGCGTGGCCAACCCGGGCCCGGTGGCGCAGACCTTCTTCATGGACGAGGAAATCGCCTCGCGCTACCTGCTCGACGCGGTGATCACGCTGGTCGACGCCAAGCACGCGCACCTGCAGCTGGACAAGCAGGAAGAGGCGCAGCGCCAGGTCGGCTTTGCCGACGCCATCTTCATCACCAAGTCTGACCTGGTGAGCGAAGCCGACGTGGCCGAACTGCGCCACCGCCTGCTGCATATGAACCCGCGCGCGCCGATCCGCCTGGTCAACTTCGGCGAGGCCCCGATCGACACCATCTTCGACCTGCGCGGCTTCAACCTGAACGCCAAGCTCGAGATCGACCCGGAATTCCTGCGCGCCGAGGAACACGATCACGACCACGACCATGAGCACGGCGACCATTGCGGCGCCGATTGCGGCCACGACCACGACCACGACCACGACCACGACCACGGTCACGGCCATGGACATGGCCATGCGCACGACCACCATCACCACCACCACCACACCGACCGCATCGCGTCGTTCGTCTTCCGCAGCGACAAGCCGTTCCACTACGGCAAGCTGGAAGAATTCCTGTCCGGGATCCTCGCGGTCTACGGGGAAAAACTGTTGCGCTACAAGGGCGTACTATATATGGAGGGGGTGGACCGCAAGGTGGTGTTCCAGGGCGTTCACCAGCTGATGGGCAGCGACATCGGTGCCAAGTGGGAAGACGAGACCCCGGGCACGCGCATGGTGTTCATCGGCGTGGACCTGCCCCGCGACGCCATCCTCAAGGGCCTGGAGAACTGCCTGGCCTGA
- a CDS encoding Fur family transcriptional regulator gives MTRPSPDRPALVPEPASPTPAALEAAHERLRRLGARVTQPRLCILACLIGSDEALTHQAVIDRLPEAGETIDRVTVYRVLDWLVEQGVAQKRAGNDRVFRFSLVEHEAARAQEHRQHSHFHCTRCDRTFCLDDAAAAAQPAAPRVPSGFAIEHVELTVNGVCAECGKRTRAAH, from the coding sequence ATGACCCGTCCCAGTCCGGACCGGCCGGCCCTGGTGCCGGAACCGGCAAGCCCGACCCCGGCGGCCCTCGAGGCCGCCCATGAGCGCCTGCGCCGGCTGGGCGCGCGCGTGACCCAGCCGCGGCTGTGCATCCTGGCCTGCCTGATCGGCAGCGATGAGGCGCTGACCCACCAGGCCGTGATCGACCGGCTGCCCGAGGCCGGCGAGACCATCGACCGCGTCACCGTCTACCGCGTGCTGGACTGGCTGGTGGAGCAGGGCGTGGCGCAGAAGCGCGCCGGCAACGACCGCGTGTTCCGCTTCAGCCTGGTCGAGCACGAGGCCGCGCGGGCGCAGGAACATCGCCAGCACAGCCATTTCCACTGCACCCGCTGCGACCGCACCTTCTGCCTGGACGATGCCGCCGCCGCGGCGCAGCCGGCCGCGCCGCGCGTGCCCAGCGGCTTTGCCATCGAACATGTCGAACTGACCGTGAACGGCGTCTGCGCCGAATGCGGCAAGCGTACGCGCGCCGCCCACTGA
- a CDS encoding alpha/beta fold hydrolase, which translates to MLNDASALLFPNFEPFRQQVGEVEIAGVRGGSGPPLLLLHGHPQSHLIWHRVAPALADHFTVIATDLRGYGSSSAPPGNAGHERYSKRTMAQDQVALMAALGYRRFALCGHDRGARVSHRLCLDHPEAVSRAMLLDIAPTLAMYERTSMAFAAAYWHWFFLIQPAPFPETLINAEPDFYIQKLMGLRHAGLAAFAPDAMAAYTAAMRDPARVHAMCEDYRAAATIDLEHDRADREAGRRLALPLRVLWGEHGVVARCFEPLALWQEVAADVSGRALPCGHYIPEEAPEPLLEEMLGFFR; encoded by the coding sequence ATGCTGAATGACGCGAGCGCGCTGCTGTTCCCGAATTTCGAACCGTTCCGGCAGCAGGTCGGCGAAGTCGAGATCGCCGGGGTGCGGGGCGGCTCGGGGCCGCCGCTGCTGCTGTTGCACGGCCACCCGCAAAGCCACCTGATCTGGCACCGGGTGGCGCCCGCGCTGGCCGACCACTTCACGGTGATCGCCACCGACCTGCGCGGCTACGGCAGCAGTTCGGCGCCGCCGGGCAACGCCGGCCACGAGCGCTACAGCAAGCGCACCATGGCGCAGGACCAGGTCGCGCTGATGGCGGCGCTGGGCTACCGGCGCTTTGCGCTGTGCGGCCATGACCGCGGCGCGCGCGTCTCGCACCGGCTGTGCCTGGACCATCCCGAGGCGGTCAGCCGTGCCATGCTGCTCGACATCGCGCCCACGCTGGCCATGTACGAGCGCACCAGCATGGCGTTTGCCGCCGCCTACTGGCACTGGTTCTTCCTGATCCAGCCGGCGCCGTTCCCCGAGACGCTGATCAACGCCGAGCCGGATTTCTATATCCAGAAGCTGATGGGGCTGCGCCACGCCGGCCTGGCGGCGTTCGCCCCCGACGCGATGGCCGCCTACACCGCGGCGATGCGCGACCCGGCCCGCGTGCACGCCATGTGCGAAGACTACCGCGCCGCCGCCACCATCGACCTCGAGCACGATCGCGCCGACCGCGAGGCCGGGCGGCGCCTGGCGCTGCCGCTGCGCGTGCTGTGGGGCGAGCACGGCGTGGTGGCGCGCTGCTTCGAGCCGCTGGCGCTGTGGCAGGAAGTGGCCGCCGACGTGAGCGGGCGCGCGCTGCCCTGCGGCCATTACATCCCCGAGGAAGCCCCTGAACCGCTGCTGGAGGAAATGCTCGGTTTCTTCCGCTAG
- a CDS encoding tripartite tricarboxylate transporter substrate-binding protein, which translates to MKRVAKMVAAAMAVSAMGVATGAYAQEYPGSKPVTAVVPFAAGGPTDKVSRELTMIMSKHLGATIVIENLGGAGGTIGAKKVVQAKNDGHTVLIHHIGMSTAPALYRNLGFDPLKDFEMVGEIADVPMVLVGNKSLPPNTFKDLVPYIKANASKLSLANAGIGSASHLCGLLFQSAIQTELTTVPYKGTAPALTDILGGQVNLMCDQTTNIAGQLKAGALKPYAAMQSKRVEAFKDIPTAAEQGLPGVEVKIWHAMYAPKGTPKPVIDKLSAALQKSVADPAFRAKMAELGAEAVPAQRATPDSLRTFLGAEINKWTPVIKKAGVYAD; encoded by the coding sequence ATGAAACGCGTGGCAAAGATGGTCGCGGCCGCTATGGCAGTCAGCGCGATGGGTGTGGCGACGGGCGCGTACGCCCAGGAATATCCGGGCAGCAAGCCGGTGACGGCGGTGGTGCCGTTTGCCGCGGGCGGGCCCACCGACAAGGTCTCGCGCGAACTGACCATGATCATGTCCAAGCACCTGGGCGCGACCATCGTGATCGAAAACCTCGGCGGTGCCGGCGGCACCATCGGCGCCAAGAAGGTGGTCCAGGCCAAGAACGATGGCCACACCGTGCTGATCCACCATATCGGCATGTCGACGGCCCCGGCGCTGTACCGCAACCTGGGCTTCGATCCGCTCAAGGATTTTGAAATGGTCGGCGAGATCGCCGATGTGCCGATGGTGCTGGTCGGCAACAAGTCGCTGCCGCCCAACACCTTCAAGGACCTGGTGCCGTACATCAAGGCCAACGCCAGCAAGCTGTCGCTGGCCAATGCCGGCATCGGCTCGGCCTCGCACCTGTGCGGCCTGCTGTTCCAGAGCGCGATCCAGACCGAGCTGACCACGGTGCCGTACAAGGGCACGGCGCCGGCGCTGACCGACATCCTGGGCGGCCAGGTCAACCTGATGTGCGACCAGACAACCAATATCGCCGGCCAGCTCAAGGCGGGCGCGCTCAAGCCGTACGCGGCCATGCAGTCGAAACGCGTGGAAGCCTTCAAGGACATCCCGACCGCCGCCGAGCAGGGCCTGCCGGGCGTCGAAGTCAAGATCTGGCACGCCATGTACGCACCCAAGGGTACGCCCAAGCCGGTGATCGACAAGCTGTCGGCGGCGCTGCAGAAATCGGTGGCCGACCCGGCCTTCCGTGCCAAGATGGCCGAGCTGGGCGCCGAGGCCGTGCCCGCGCAGCGCGCCACGCCGGATTCGCTGCGCACCTTCCTGGGCGCCGAAATCAACAAGTGGACCCCGGTCATCAAGAAGGCCGGCGTGTACGCGGACTGA
- the hslV gene encoding ATP-dependent protease subunit HslV — MEQYHGTTIVSVRRGNQVALGGDGQVTLGNIVMKGTARKVRRIYNGKVLVGFAGSTADAFSLLDRFEAKLEKYQGNLTRAAVDLAKDWRSDRALRRLEAMLITADRDTTLVITGNGDVLDPEGGIAAIGSGGAYAQSAAKALVENTEMAPKDVVEKALTIAGELCIYTNTNFVIETLE; from the coding sequence ATGGAACAGTATCACGGCACTACCATCGTCAGCGTCCGCCGCGGCAATCAGGTCGCGCTGGGCGGTGATGGTCAGGTCACGCTCGGCAATATCGTGATGAAGGGCACCGCGCGCAAGGTGCGCCGCATCTACAACGGCAAGGTGCTGGTCGGGTTTGCCGGCAGCACCGCCGACGCCTTCTCGCTGCTGGACCGCTTCGAGGCCAAGCTGGAGAAATACCAGGGCAACCTGACGCGCGCCGCGGTCGACCTCGCCAAGGACTGGCGCTCGGATCGCGCGCTGCGCCGGCTGGAAGCCATGCTGATCACCGCCGACCGCGACACCACGCTGGTCATCACCGGCAATGGCGACGTGCTCGACCCCGAGGGCGGCATCGCCGCGATCGGCTCGGGCGGCGCGTATGCGCAGTCGGCGGCCAAGGCGCTGGTGGAGAACACCGAGATGGCGCCGAAGGACGTGGTCGAAAAGGCGCTGACCATCGCCGGCGAGCTCTGCATCTACACCAACACCAATTTCGTCATCGAGACGCTGGAATAA
- the hslU gene encoding ATP-dependent protease ATPase subunit HslU: MSHTMTPSEIVSELDKHIIGQNKAKKAVAVALRNRWRRQQVAEPLRQEITPKNILMIGPTGVGKTEIARRLAKLADAPFIKIEATKFTEVGYVGRDVDTIVRDLAEMAIKQTRESEMKKVRTKAEDAAEDRLLDVLLPPPRDIGFSQPEEKDSNTRQVFRKKLREGLLDDKDIELEVAAGMPSMDIMGPPGMEDMTEQIRTMFAGLGQGKKARRKMKVKEAFKLLIDEEAAKLVNDEELKHKAIANVEQNGIVFLDEIDKIASRSDIGGGEVSRQGVQRDLLPLVEGTTVNTKYGMIKTDHILFIASGAFHLSKPSDLIPELQGRFPIRVELESLSVQDFEAILTQTDASLTKQYQALLNTEEVNLVFAPDGIRRLAEIAFSVNEKVENIGARRLYTVMERLLEDLSFHASKSSGETVTIDAAYVEERLGDLAGNEDLSRYVL; encoded by the coding sequence ATGTCGCATACCATGACCCCGTCGGAAATCGTTTCCGAACTCGACAAGCACATCATCGGCCAGAACAAGGCCAAGAAGGCCGTGGCGGTGGCGCTGCGCAACCGCTGGCGCCGCCAGCAGGTGGCCGAGCCGCTGCGCCAGGAAATCACCCCCAAGAACATCCTGATGATCGGTCCGACCGGCGTCGGCAAGACCGAGATCGCACGGCGCCTGGCCAAGCTGGCCGACGCGCCCTTCATCAAGATCGAGGCGACCAAGTTCACCGAGGTGGGCTATGTCGGCCGCGACGTCGACACCATCGTGCGCGACCTCGCCGAGATGGCGATCAAGCAGACGCGCGAATCCGAGATGAAGAAGGTGCGCACCAAGGCCGAGGACGCCGCCGAAGACCGGCTGCTCGACGTGCTGCTGCCGCCGCCGCGCGATATCGGCTTCTCGCAGCCGGAAGAGAAGGATTCCAACACGCGCCAGGTGTTCCGCAAGAAGCTGCGCGAAGGCTTGCTCGACGACAAGGACATCGAGCTCGAGGTCGCCGCCGGCATGCCCAGCATGGACATCATGGGCCCGCCGGGCATGGAAGACATGACCGAGCAGATCCGCACCATGTTTGCGGGCCTGGGCCAGGGCAAGAAGGCGCGCCGCAAGATGAAGGTCAAGGAAGCGTTCAAGCTGCTGATCGACGAAGAGGCCGCCAAGCTGGTCAACGACGAGGAGCTCAAGCACAAGGCCATCGCCAATGTGGAGCAGAACGGCATCGTGTTCCTGGACGAGATCGACAAGATCGCCAGCCGCAGCGATATCGGCGGCGGCGAGGTGTCGCGCCAGGGCGTGCAGCGCGACCTGCTGCCGCTGGTCGAGGGCACCACGGTGAATACCAAGTACGGCATGATCAAGACCGACCACATCCTGTTCATTGCCTCGGGCGCGTTCCACCTGTCCAAGCCGAGCGACCTGATCCCCGAGCTGCAGGGCCGCTTCCCGATCCGCGTCGAGCTGGAATCGCTGTCGGTGCAGGACTTCGAGGCCATCCTGACGCAGACCGATGCGAGCCTGACCAAGCAGTACCAGGCGTTGCTGAACACGGAAGAGGTCAACCTGGTGTTCGCGCCGGACGGCATCCGCCGGCTCGCCGAGATTGCGTTCTCGGTCAACGAGAAGGTCGAGAACATCGGCGCGCGCCGGCTCTATACGGTGATGGAGCGGCTGCTGGAAGACCTGTCGTTCCACGCCAGCAAGTCGTCCGGCGAGACCGTGACCATCGACGCGGCGTACGTGGAAGAACGGCTGGGCGATCTCGCCGGCAACGAGGACCTGTCGCGCTACGTGCTGTAA
- a CDS encoding response regulator transcription factor — protein MTEPLTPVPEATAPAGTPFLVIDDDEVFAGTLARALTRRGYAVAVAHDGRTALALAARTDFAYVTLDLHLEPPPEAGSTAPAESGLQLVAPLRQALPDARILILTGYASIATAVAAVKQGADEYLAKPANVDSILTALMAGVSEDAAQAALEEPVPLSVARLEWEHIQRVLAEHGGNISATARALNMHRRTLQRKLGKRPVSR, from the coding sequence ATGACCGAACCTCTCACCCCGGTACCCGAAGCCACCGCACCGGCTGGCACACCCTTCCTGGTGATCGACGACGACGAAGTCTTTGCCGGCACGCTGGCGCGCGCGCTGACGCGCCGCGGCTATGCCGTGGCGGTGGCGCACGACGGCCGCACCGCGCTGGCGCTGGCGGCGCGCACCGACTTTGCCTACGTCACGCTGGACCTGCACCTGGAGCCGCCGCCCGAGGCCGGCAGCACCGCCCCCGCAGAGTCCGGGCTGCAGCTGGTGGCGCCGCTGCGCCAGGCGCTGCCGGACGCGCGCATCCTGATCCTGACCGGCTACGCCAGCATCGCCACGGCGGTGGCGGCGGTCAAGCAAGGCGCCGACGAATACCTGGCCAAGCCGGCCAATGTCGATTCGATCCTGACCGCGCTGATGGCGGGCGTATCGGAAGACGCGGCGCAGGCCGCGCTGGAAGAACCGGTGCCGCTGTCGGTGGCGCGGCTGGAGTGGGAACATATCCAGCGCGTGCTGGCCGAGCACGGCGGCAATATCTCCGCCACCGCGCGGGCGCTGAACATGCACCGGCGCACCTTGCAGCGCAAGCTGGGCAAGCGGCCGGTCTCACGCTGA
- a CDS encoding ATP-binding protein: MRPAPAMTRLPDFPFLSPLPAGSSARHGQVTLRRLFWLRWALLGGQALTVLVCEPIAGIRLPYTPLLVVLGLQALFNLLTGLRLRQHTRRNSAPGEAELMGQLLVDLTALSAILFYTGGATNPFVSFYLPGLAIAAAILPWRQVIALALYALACYTVLLIEYVPLDLHNPDNAVTYHLAGMWLNFVASAVMIALFVARLSGVLRQREAQLNLAREQLLREARVEDLNGQAAAVAHEIGTPLATLAVIAGELRADASDAGRGAAAISGYLPDLQTMEQQLALCRSTLARLREDPATLAPQRIDGWLPAFAERWQLRHPNASLQAVATPGAGAQAVETARVGQILTILLDNAARSQQAAGRGAQPLQLQIAMAPGNTAPWLSFRVADHGDGIPEALRGQLGETPVASQHGGQGIGLYLAQSAARQMGGELAWHDRPGGGTVAELRLPALSTLFASAAAAAVPSHP; encoded by the coding sequence ATGCGCCCCGCCCCCGCCATGACCCGCCTGCCTGACTTTCCGTTCCTGTCGCCGCTGCCGGCCGGCAGTTCGGCGCGCCATGGCCAGGTGACGCTGCGCCGGCTGTTCTGGCTGCGCTGGGCGCTGCTGGGCGGACAGGCGCTGACCGTGCTGGTGTGCGAGCCGATTGCCGGCATCCGCCTGCCCTACACGCCGCTGCTGGTGGTGCTGGGGCTGCAGGCGCTGTTCAACCTGCTTACCGGCCTGCGGCTGCGCCAGCACACGCGGCGCAACAGCGCGCCCGGCGAGGCCGAGCTGATGGGCCAGCTGCTGGTCGACCTGACCGCGCTGTCGGCGATCCTGTTCTACACCGGCGGCGCCACCAACCCGTTCGTCTCGTTCTACCTGCCGGGGCTGGCCATCGCCGCCGCCATCCTGCCGTGGCGCCAGGTGATCGCGCTGGCGCTGTACGCGCTGGCCTGCTACACGGTGCTGCTGATCGAATACGTGCCGCTGGACCTGCACAACCCGGACAACGCGGTCACCTACCACCTGGCCGGCATGTGGCTGAACTTTGTCGCCAGCGCGGTGATGATCGCGCTGTTCGTGGCGCGCCTGTCGGGCGTGCTGCGCCAGCGCGAGGCGCAGCTGAACCTGGCGCGCGAGCAATTGCTGCGCGAAGCGCGCGTCGAAGACCTGAACGGCCAGGCCGCCGCGGTCGCGCACGAGATCGGCACGCCGCTGGCGACGCTGGCGGTGATTGCCGGCGAGCTGCGCGCCGATGCCTCCGACGCCGGCCGCGGCGCGGCCGCCATCAGCGGCTACCTGCCCGACCTGCAAACCATGGAGCAGCAGCTGGCGCTGTGCCGCTCGACGCTGGCGCGGCTGCGCGAAGACCCGGCCACGCTGGCGCCGCAGCGCATCGACGGCTGGCTGCCGGCCTTCGCCGAGCGCTGGCAGCTGCGCCATCCCAATGCCAGCCTGCAGGCCGTGGCCACTCCGGGTGCCGGCGCGCAGGCGGTGGAAACCGCGCGCGTGGGCCAGATCCTGACCATCCTGCTGGACAACGCCGCGCGCAGCCAGCAGGCCGCCGGACGCGGCGCGCAGCCGCTGCAGCTGCAGATCGCCATGGCCCCGGGCAACACCGCGCCGTGGCTGTCGTTCCGCGTCGCCGACCACGGCGACGGCATTCCCGAAGCGCTGCGCGGCCAGCTCGGCGAGACCCCGGTGGCCAGCCAGCACGGAGGCCAGGGCATCGGCCTGTACCTGGCGCAAAGCGCCGCCCGGCAGATGGGCGGCGAGCTCGCCTGGCATGACCGCCCGGGCGGCGGCACCGTCGCCGAACTGCGCCTGCCCGCACTGTCCACGCTGTTCGCATCGGCGGCCGCCGCCGCCGTACCTTCCCACCCATGA
- a CDS encoding copper chaperone PCu(A)C, which yields MQAKFRPATLAAPFALAAALASGAALAQVDVSNAWVRGTVPTQTASGAFMVLHAHDNAKLVGVSSPVAAAELHEMKMEGNVMRMRQIKSLDLPRMQNVELKPGGYHVMLMDLKAQLKPGDTVPLTLKIEQGGKVVEQKVTAEVRSMVPAAAGGGHAGHGDHKH from the coding sequence ATGCAAGCCAAATTCCGTCCGGCCACGCTGGCCGCACCCTTCGCCCTGGCCGCCGCGCTGGCATCGGGCGCCGCGCTGGCCCAGGTCGATGTCAGCAACGCCTGGGTGCGCGGCACGGTGCCGACCCAGACCGCTTCCGGCGCCTTCATGGTGCTGCACGCGCACGATAACGCGAAGCTGGTCGGCGTCTCGTCGCCGGTGGCGGCGGCCGAGCTGCATGAGATGAAGATGGAAGGCAACGTGATGCGCATGCGCCAGATCAAGTCGCTGGACCTGCCCAGGATGCAGAACGTCGAACTGAAGCCGGGCGGCTACCACGTGATGCTGATGGACCTGAAGGCGCAGCTCAAGCCCGGCGATACCGTGCCCCTCACGCTGAAGATCGAGCAGGGCGGCAAGGTGGTCGAGCAGAAGGTCACGGCCGAAGTGCGCAGCATGGTGCCGGCTGCCGCCGGCGGCGGCCATGCCGGCCACGGCGACCACAAGCACTGA
- a CDS encoding LysR family transcriptional regulator, whose translation MNSLRGIDLNLLVVLEALLAERHISRAALRLHLSQPAVSHALGRLRQLLDDPILVRGKGGLVLSARAHELSGPLAEALAQVRILLGPSGFQPATARRSFRLAMSDYGALVVLPRLLRAVRKAAPNIDLVVSQASREGMTAQVADGEIDMALGVFSHQPEGVQSAELFRESYACAVDAATVRDTGRLDQVAYLARSHVLVATHSERMDAIDTAVAKLGGRRKIACVVPHWSVAPALIAGTNLVLTTARRSLAALEDDPRYAVFAPPFALDDFTFSMIWHERTEADPAHAWLRERVLAAAASQEADEPISLRG comes from the coding sequence ATGAATAGCCTACGCGGAATCGACCTCAACCTGCTGGTGGTGCTGGAAGCGCTGCTGGCGGAGCGCCATATCTCCCGCGCCGCGCTGCGGCTGCACCTGAGCCAGCCGGCGGTCAGCCATGCGCTCGGGCGCCTGCGGCAGCTGCTCGACGACCCCATCCTGGTGCGCGGCAAGGGCGGGCTGGTGCTGAGCGCGCGCGCCCACGAGCTGTCCGGCCCGCTGGCCGAGGCGCTGGCGCAGGTGCGCATCCTGCTGGGGCCGAGCGGCTTTCAGCCGGCCACCGCGCGGCGCAGCTTCCGGCTGGCGATGTCCGACTACGGCGCGCTGGTGGTGCTGCCGCGCCTGCTGCGCGCGGTGCGCAAGGCCGCCCCCAATATCGACCTGGTGGTGTCGCAGGCCAGCCGCGAAGGCATGACCGCGCAGGTGGCCGACGGCGAGATCGACATGGCGCTGGGAGTGTTCAGCCACCAGCCCGAGGGCGTGCAGTCGGCCGAGCTGTTCCGTGAAAGCTATGCCTGCGCGGTCGATGCCGCCACCGTGCGCGATACCGGCCGGCTCGACCAGGTGGCCTACCTGGCGCGCTCGCACGTGCTGGTGGCCACGCACAGCGAACGCATGGATGCGATCGACACCGCCGTGGCCAAGCTGGGCGGGCGGCGCAAGATCGCCTGCGTGGTGCCGCACTGGAGCGTGGCGCCGGCGCTGATCGCCGGGACCAACCTGGTGCTGACCACCGCGCGGCGCAGCCTGGCCGCGCTCGAGGACGACCCGCGCTACGCCGTGTTCGCGCCGCCGTTCGCGCTGGACGACTTCACCTTCAGCATGATCTGGCACGAGCGCACCGAGGCCGATCCCGCCCACGCCTGGCTGCGCGAGCGGGTGCTGGCGGCGGCGGCAAGCCAGGAAGCGGACGAGCCGATCAGCCTGCGCGGCTGA
- a CDS encoding DMT family transporter, with protein sequence MSGTQLSFSIPSSLWLPLGTAVLAGAAIPFQAGANATLGRLLGHPLSATLVSLLVSLVALLPVLWLMRVPLPSPAALAQAPAWLWGGGVLGVFYISAALIMAPRLGAAGFIAAVVAGQVLAALLVDQFGLAGFAVRALTPARLAGAALIVAGMLAMQWDSGAARQPAAGSGAESGAEPGAGSGTEPGVKSGA encoded by the coding sequence ATGTCAGGCACCCAGCTGTCGTTTTCGATCCCGTCATCGCTCTGGCTGCCGCTTGGCACCGCCGTGCTGGCCGGTGCCGCGATCCCGTTCCAGGCCGGCGCCAACGCCACGCTCGGGCGCCTGCTCGGCCATCCGCTGTCCGCGACGCTGGTATCTCTGCTGGTGAGCCTGGTGGCGCTGCTGCCCGTGCTGTGGCTGATGCGGGTGCCGCTGCCGTCGCCGGCGGCGCTGGCCCAGGCGCCGGCCTGGCTCTGGGGCGGCGGGGTGCTGGGAGTGTTCTATATCTCCGCCGCGCTGATCATGGCGCCCCGGCTGGGCGCCGCCGGCTTCATTGCCGCGGTGGTGGCGGGACAGGTGCTGGCCGCGTTGCTGGTGGACCAGTTCGGCCTGGCCGGGTTTGCGGTGCGCGCGCTGACGCCGGCGCGGCTGGCCGGCGCCGCGCTGATCGTGGCCGGGATGCTGGCGATGCAGTGGGACAGCGGGGCGGCGCGTCAGCCGGCCGCCGGATCGGGTGCTGAATCGGGTGCTGAACCGGGCGCCGGATCGGGTACGGAACCGGGGGTGAAATCCGGCGCCTGA
- a CDS encoding cysteine-rich CWC family protein, whose product MSDAAAVLAGQLRPVEHCSRCGAGFVCGYVAGLPECWCASQPLLPARQIVPGQHCLCPACLAARRQAGQAPDFTPGSVPDPAPGSAPDSAPDPAAG is encoded by the coding sequence ATGAGCGACGCCGCCGCGGTGCTGGCCGGACAGTTGCGCCCGGTCGAACATTGCAGCCGCTGCGGCGCCGGCTTTGTCTGCGGCTACGTGGCGGGACTTCCCGAGTGCTGGTGCGCCAGCCAGCCGCTGCTGCCGGCGCGGCAGATCGTGCCGGGCCAGCACTGCCTGTGTCCGGCCTGCCTGGCGGCCCGGCGACAGGCGGGTCAGGCGCCGGATTTCACCCCCGGTTCCGTACCCGATCCGGCGCCCGGTTCAGCACCCGATTCAGCACCCGATCCGGCGGCCGGCTGA